A single Caldanaerobius fijiensis DSM 17918 DNA region contains:
- a CDS encoding tryptophan transporter produces the protein MKLRQEITIALLIAIGLLLHYLTPPIFAGVKPDLLLSMMFICIVLFPTVKNTLITAFLSGLFTALTTGMPGGQIPNFIEKFITAFIVLLLFYGLGKLHNQIKLGILSLLGTCISGTVFLTLAALFGAFKMSIFGPTFVAVVIPAAILNFVVTYILYNLVLAAKKAANVSF, from the coding sequence ATGAAGTTAAGACAGGAGATAACTATCGCTCTGCTGATAGCAATAGGTCTTCTCCTTCATTACCTTACGCCGCCGATTTTCGCAGGAGTTAAGCCCGATCTTTTGCTGTCAATGATGTTTATCTGCATCGTATTGTTCCCAACGGTCAAAAACACGTTAATAACAGCTTTCTTAAGTGGACTTTTTACCGCTCTAACCACAGGTATGCCCGGTGGGCAAATCCCTAACTTTATCGAAAAGTTCATAACCGCATTTATCGTATTGCTTCTGTTTTACGGCCTGGGTAAACTCCACAATCAGATCAAATTGGGGATTCTTTCTCTCTTAGGCACATGCATAAGCGGAACTGTATTTTTAACTCTCGCTGCACTATTTGGCGCATTTAAGATGTCTATATTTGGTCCCACTTTTGTAGCTGTAGTCATCCCTGCTGCTATACTCAATTTTGTCGTGACATATATCCTTTACAATTTGGTTCTGGCAGCCAAAAAGGCAGCGAATGTCAGTTTCTAA